From the genome of Segatella hominis, one region includes:
- the dcm gene encoding DNA (cytosine-5-)-methyltransferase, translated as MSKNTIKVVELFAGVGGFRIGLEGASDAYQTIWNNQWEPSTKHQDASLVYRARFGSKGHSNQDINTVPTNDIPDHDLLVGGFPCQDYSVASTLSRSGGIEGKKGVLWWQIYRILNEKGDNRPSYIFFENVDRLLGSPAKQRGRDFAIILASLADLGYTVEWRVINAADYGMPQRRRRTYIVGYREDSHVSKQVQELKDWVLYEGVLAKAFPFKPKEKTLSEFEINGTIKEVSDSFNKGEKDSPFGNAGIMRHRQVYSVDAEAIYEGPVMTLGGNIVDEKFVPEEFFISEEELARWEYEKGAKKIERTTKEGYKYLFSEGGMAFPDSLDKPSRTIITGEGGASASRFKHVIKTASGRYRRLIPLELERLNMFPDNHTLHPDVTDGRRAFLMGNALVCGIVQQIGKSLYRFIFEKEPVSSHPIDTQRDAQPKLNLELFSEMDSYLLKNKPKKSYTLDMNKNLLVGFVKEDNTDYFLDGGQTKIYYTGKTKSFPSTIALNKLYYFMPYIKGKGIKDLYLIRIARIGSKAEIHPESDDKDPRLVFELEYLESLPNYMMLKPNIFNTYRNTVLGRVMGDL; from the coding sequence ATGTCTAAAAATACAATAAAGGTAGTAGAACTTTTCGCCGGCGTAGGCGGGTTTCGCATAGGTTTGGAAGGCGCATCGGATGCCTACCAAACTATTTGGAACAACCAATGGGAGCCATCAACCAAACATCAGGATGCTTCGCTCGTTTATAGAGCACGTTTTGGGTCCAAAGGTCATAGTAATCAAGACATCAATACTGTTCCTACAAACGATATTCCTGATCATGATTTATTAGTTGGCGGTTTCCCTTGCCAGGATTATTCAGTAGCCTCTACATTGAGCCGTTCAGGCGGAATTGAGGGCAAAAAAGGTGTGCTTTGGTGGCAGATTTATCGCATATTAAACGAGAAGGGAGATAACCGTCCAAGTTATATTTTCTTTGAAAATGTTGACCGTTTGCTGGGTTCTCCAGCTAAACAGCGAGGACGTGATTTTGCCATTATTCTTGCTTCACTTGCCGATTTAGGCTATACCGTAGAATGGCGAGTAATTAATGCTGCAGATTACGGAATGCCTCAGCGCCGTCGCCGCACTTATATCGTGGGTTACCGCGAGGATTCTCATGTATCTAAGCAAGTACAGGAGTTGAAAGATTGGGTGCTTTATGAAGGAGTCCTGGCAAAGGCATTTCCTTTTAAACCCAAGGAAAAGACACTTTCTGAATTTGAGATAAATGGAACCATCAAGGAAGTCTCCGACAGTTTTAATAAAGGTGAGAAAGACAGTCCGTTTGGTAATGCAGGTATCATGCGCCATCGCCAGGTATATTCCGTAGATGCAGAGGCTATTTATGAAGGACCAGTCATGACACTTGGCGGCAATATAGTAGATGAAAAATTTGTACCTGAGGAGTTTTTTATTTCAGAAGAAGAACTGGCAAGATGGGAATACGAGAAAGGTGCAAAGAAAATAGAACGTACCACAAAAGAGGGTTACAAATACCTTTTCTCCGAAGGAGGAATGGCTTTCCCCGATTCGCTGGACAAGCCTTCACGCACGATTATCACGGGAGAAGGCGGTGCATCTGCATCACGCTTCAAGCATGTTATCAAGACTGCTTCTGGCCGTTATCGCCGTTTGATTCCTTTAGAATTAGAGCGTCTGAATATGTTCCCAGACAATCACACCTTACACCCCGATGTGACAGATGGTCGTAGAGCCTTTCTGATGGGTAATGCCCTGGTGTGCGGTATCGTACAGCAGATAGGAAAAAGTCTTTATCGCTTCATCTTTGAGAAAGAACCAGTTTCTTCTCATCCAATAGATACTCAACGTGATGCGCAACCCAAGCTGAATCTTGAATTGTTTTCAGAAATGGATTCTTATTTACTAAAGAACAAGCCTAAGAAGAGCTATACGCTGGATATGAACAAAAACCTGCTGGTAGGTTTTGTGAAGGAAGATAATACAGATTATTTTCTTGATGGTGGTCAGACTAAAATCTACTATACAGGTAAGACGAAGTCTTTCCCTTCTACCATTGCGCTCAATAAGCTCTATTATTTCATGCCTTATATCAAGGGTAAAGGAATAAAAGACTTGTATCTCATCCGCATTGCCCGCATAGGCAGCAAGGCTGAGATTCATCCAGAGTCAGACGACAAAGACCCACGCCTTGTGTTTGAGTTGGAATATCTAGAGAGCTTGCCAAACTACATGATGCTGAAGCCTAACATCTTCAACACCTATAGAAACACAGTTCTAGGAAGAGTGATGGGGGATTTATAA
- a CDS encoding DUF3127 domain-containing protein → MHTKLMRVVQQGEAFAVQSQKSENGQIMKCNIVLQEMGGKYENQYVATMLGNLAQCKFYPGDVVAVTMRFSTREYNGQVFQDILLTDLYKFN, encoded by the coding sequence ATGCATACAAAATTGATGCGAGTGGTGCAGCAGGGCGAAGCCTTCGCTGTGCAGAGTCAGAAGAGTGAGAACGGGCAAATCATGAAATGCAACATCGTGCTGCAGGAAATGGGAGGCAAGTATGAAAACCAGTACGTAGCCACAATGCTGGGCAACCTGGCACAATGCAAGTTCTATCCGGGCGATGTGGTGGCCGTCACGATGAGATTCTCTACACGTGAATATAATGGACAGGTGTTTCAGGATATTCTCTTGACAGACTTGTATAAATTTAATTAA
- a CDS encoding CHC2 zinc finger domain-containing protein — protein MEKYEIEKLRDLPIEEVASQLGLQVARHKSLCPFHSDHHASLSFNTRKNLCRCFVCMDESLDSIGLVMKSLHVDFPKACFWLAERNGILLEKVWGRNGWRRDCRSSPAASAVSPASSAASTVSAASSAASALSAASAAPRSFDAPHSFDAARYARFFEHPWLNEAACRFLFDERKIDGRVARWCRLSSWTDRKEVNWLQIPYFDKEGRLVGIQNRNLDFHRKSRPTDSMDSEKTGKSSCPTDFTDDTDSKDSEDSKVSIGSKDGTDSEEAPRFRFPYGSQCRIYNLQVLNLLTPGERLFITEGCSDCWAMLSAGHKAIAIPSATLLKPEDRDVLAYISETFGVEWHMFPDRDAPGERLFLQLKEILPSLIHHQLPLGCKDFGEAYLKGFNPAEEINLL, from the coding sequence ATGGAAAAATATGAAATTGAAAAGCTGCGCGACCTCCCGATAGAGGAGGTTGCCAGCCAACTGGGATTGCAAGTGGCGCGGCATAAGAGTCTCTGCCCTTTTCATAGCGATCATCATGCAAGCCTGTCGTTCAATACGAGGAAGAACCTGTGCCGCTGCTTTGTCTGCATGGACGAGAGCCTCGACTCCATCGGACTGGTCATGAAATCGCTACACGTGGATTTCCCTAAGGCGTGCTTCTGGCTCGCTGAAAGGAATGGCATTCTCCTGGAAAAAGTCTGGGGAAGGAATGGCTGGCGGAGGGATTGCAGGTCATCTCCTGCTGCTTCGGCCGTATCTCCTGCATCTTCGGCTGCTTCGACTGTATCTGCTGCATCTTCGGCTGCTTCGGCTTTATCTGCTGCTTCAGCTGCACCCCGCTCTTTTGATGCACCCCACTCTTTTGATGCGGCACGATATGCGAGATTCTTCGAACATCCGTGGCTGAACGAGGCTGCCTGCAGATTTCTTTTTGATGAGAGGAAGATTGACGGGAGAGTGGCGAGATGGTGCAGACTGAGTTCGTGGACCGACCGCAAGGAGGTGAACTGGCTGCAGATTCCTTACTTCGACAAGGAGGGACGATTAGTGGGAATACAAAACCGCAATCTGGATTTTCATCGAAAATCTCGTCCCACAGATTCTATGGATTCTGAAAAGACGGGGAAAAGTTCTTGTCCCACAGATTTCACAGATGACACAGATTCTAAGGATTCTGAGGATTCTAAGGTCTCTATAGGTTCTAAGGATGGCACAGATTCCGAGGAGGCGCCCCGATTCCGTTTTCCCTACGGCAGCCAATGCAGAATCTACAATCTGCAGGTGCTGAATTTGCTGACACCGGGAGAAAGGCTTTTCATCACGGAGGGATGCAGCGACTGCTGGGCGATGCTTTCTGCCGGACATAAGGCTATAGCTATTCCTTCTGCCACGCTTCTCAAACCTGAGGACAGGGATGTGCTCGCCTATATCAGCGAAACGTTCGGAGTGGAATGGCACATGTTTCCCGACAGGGATGCACCGGGAGAAAGGCTCTTCCTGCAACTCAAGGAGATTCTGCCCTCGCTCATCCATCACCAGTTGCCCCTGGGATGCAAGGATTTCGGAGAGGCTTATCTGAAAGGATTTAATCCCGCTGAAGAAATCAATCTTTTATAA
- a CDS encoding DUF4248 domain-containing protein, with product MEDFIIRSYTKKELALMFFPQSNPRTAVNHLMVWIRRCTPLWDELLQTGYKTTSKEFTPKQVRAIIEQLGEP from the coding sequence ATGGAAGATTTTATCATTCGTTCGTACACCAAGAAGGAACTGGCTCTGATGTTTTTTCCCCAGAGCAATCCTCGTACTGCCGTCAATCACCTGATGGTTTGGATTCGCCGCTGCACCCCACTCTGGGATGAGCTCCTGCAGACGGGTTACAAGACTACCAGCAAGGAGTTTACGCCCAAGCAAGTAAGGGCCATTATCGAACAGTTGGGGGAACCGTAG
- a CDS encoding ATP-binding protein codes for MKRKIYDQLLEWKSQEHHKPLILNGVRQCGKTYVLKEFGRREFESLAYVSCDRNVNLQAIYSGDFDVARIIQGLSALTGVDIIPGKTLIFLDEVQAFPQALEALKYFCEDAPEYHIAVAGSLLGVALHAGISFPVGKVQTMRLFPMDFEEFLMAMGEEQLLKLMHSHDYELMNAFHEKLKDLLRQYYYVGGMPEVVKAFVENKLLNQVRSLQNEILSNYASDFSKHAPSQEVPRIDMVWQSILGQLSKENKKFVYGVLKKGGRAKEFELAIQWLVDAGLVYKITKVSKPELPLKFYEDLSAFKLYLCDCGLMGAMADTPAKEVLLGDTIFTEYKGAFSEQYVLQQLLATGLQHVYYYSSDTSRMEMDFLIQRDGVLLPIEVKGGTSVKATSLHHYLMEHPDISAIRYSMLPYRQQANITNMPLYGVFLE; via the coding sequence ATGAAGAGAAAGATATATGACCAGCTACTGGAATGGAAAAGTCAGGAGCATCATAAGCCTCTGATTCTTAATGGAGTAAGGCAATGTGGAAAGACCTATGTTCTTAAGGAATTCGGTCGTCGTGAATTTGAAAGTTTAGCTTACGTAAGTTGCGATAGAAATGTAAACCTTCAGGCCATCTATTCGGGTGATTTTGATGTTGCCAGAATCATTCAAGGTTTAAGCGCTTTGACAGGGGTAGATATTATCCCTGGTAAAACACTTATTTTCCTGGATGAGGTGCAGGCTTTCCCTCAGGCTTTAGAGGCTTTGAAATATTTCTGTGAAGATGCTCCGGAATATCATATTGCAGTAGCTGGTTCTCTGCTGGGAGTTGCTTTGCATGCAGGCATCTCGTTTCCAGTTGGCAAGGTGCAGACCATGCGTCTCTTCCCAATGGATTTTGAGGAGTTTCTCATGGCGATGGGCGAGGAGCAGCTGTTGAAGCTGATGCATAGTCATGACTATGAACTGATGAATGCCTTTCATGAAAAACTGAAGGACTTGCTGCGACAATATTATTATGTGGGTGGTATGCCTGAAGTGGTAAAGGCATTTGTTGAAAACAAGTTGCTCAATCAGGTGCGCAGCCTGCAGAATGAGATTCTTTCCAACTATGCCAGCGATTTCTCCAAGCATGCTCCATCGCAGGAGGTGCCCCGAATCGATATGGTTTGGCAATCCATTCTGGGACAGTTGTCGAAGGAGAACAAAAAGTTTGTTTATGGCGTGTTGAAGAAGGGTGGTAGAGCCAAGGAATTTGAACTTGCCATCCAATGGCTGGTGGACGCAGGTTTGGTGTATAAGATAACAAAGGTTTCTAAGCCAGAGTTGCCTCTGAAGTTCTATGAAGATTTATCGGCATTTAAACTCTATTTGTGTGATTGTGGGTTGATGGGTGCCATGGCTGATACGCCTGCAAAGGAGGTATTGTTGGGAGATACGATATTTACGGAATATAAAGGTGCTTTTAGCGAACAGTATGTTTTGCAGCAGTTGCTTGCAACAGGATTGCAACATGTCTATTATTACAGTTCTGATACCTCTCGTATGGAGATGGATTTCCTGATTCAGCGTGATGGTGTCTTATTGCCAATTGAGGTAAAAGGGGGTACAAGTGTCAAGGCTACCTCGCTTCATCATTATCTGATGGAGCATCCTGATATTTCTGCTATCCGTTATTCCATGCTGCCTTATCGCCAGCAGGCTAATATTACCAACATGCCATTATACGGGGTGTTTTTAGAATGA
- a CDS encoding DNA-binding protein has product MAINLKAKETLIQVGEQKGNYRYVLGTDLYSKLTESKVIQEAALRSGVSRGVMQACWDAAGNVIMAWATEGHSVAIPGLGTMRFGVRAKSVSNVAEVASSLITSRRVIFTPNVEIKNELQRTAIQITCYDRNGKLVKKVTSGDKGDVEDPDKEPNGSEGDNSGKPNGDNKGDTGSNGDNKGDTGSEGDGDYELK; this is encoded by the coding sequence ATGGCTATCAATTTGAAAGCAAAGGAAACCCTCATCCAAGTGGGTGAGCAAAAGGGAAATTACCGTTACGTGCTCGGTACTGATTTGTACAGTAAACTGACTGAAAGCAAGGTGATTCAGGAGGCAGCACTCCGAAGTGGTGTGAGCCGAGGCGTGATGCAGGCATGCTGGGATGCAGCCGGCAACGTGATCATGGCATGGGCAACTGAAGGTCACTCTGTAGCCATCCCCGGTTTGGGAACCATGCGATTTGGCGTTCGTGCCAAGAGCGTAAGTAATGTGGCAGAAGTGGCAAGCAGCCTGATTACCAGCCGTCGTGTTATCTTCACTCCTAACGTGGAGATCAAGAACGAGCTCCAGCGTACCGCCATCCAGATTACCTGCTACGACCGAAACGGCAAACTGGTAAAGAAAGTGACCTCTGGCGACAAGGGCGATGTGGAAGACCCAGACAAAGAGCCTAATGGCTCTGAGGGCGACAACAGCGGTAAGCCTAATGGCGACAACAAGGGTGACACCGGCTCTAATGGCGACAACAAGGGCGACACCGGCTCTGAAGGAGATGGTGACTACGAATTGAAGTAG
- a CDS encoding SLC13 family permease yields MTITLSILIITVAMFIWGRVRADIVALTALAALLVFGILTPSEALAGFSSPIVVMMIGLFVVGGAIMQTGLAKLTGNKLMALSRGNETITFLLVMLVTSFIGAFVSNTGTVALMMPIIVSLAAASGMQSSRFLMPLAFAGSLGGMLTLIGTPPNLVIDEVLTEAGYQPLAFFSFFPVGLIVIAIGIIVLMPLSKIFLSKKQNGKKKDKAKSLDDLVDEYQLLDNLHRYIVPSKRYGAADENGGVMDIVGKTLKDLSIQKKYGVSIIEIRNEKKSKLGLVKDVNQNMAKSSSTISVHDILYILGDEEKIEKFAHDYGLRKMKDVKIDFYDLGLTEIVVMPTSNFVGLRIGEANLRKRFGINVLGVKRGEEYITDNLIAAKLHVGDMLLVQGEWTNLAHLTSDTSNWVVLDQPEKTADKVLLDYKAPVAAAIMLLMVAMMVFDFIPVAPVTAVIIAGLLTVFAGCFRNVEAAYKTINWESIVLIAAMMPMSTALEKTGASALVSQTLVDSLGALGPTALLAGIYFTTSLMTMFISNTATAVLMAPIALVAAQQVGVSPYSFLFAVTLGASMCFASPFSTPPNALVMKAGGYSFMDYVKVGLPLQIIIGVVMTFVLPLLFPY; encoded by the coding sequence ATGACAATAACGCTTAGCATTTTAATCATTACGGTTGCCATGTTTATTTGGGGCAGAGTGAGGGCCGACATCGTAGCTCTTACCGCCTTGGCAGCACTACTCGTATTCGGAATTCTTACTCCTTCAGAAGCCCTGGCAGGTTTCTCGTCGCCCATCGTCGTCATGATGATAGGCCTTTTCGTGGTGGGTGGAGCCATCATGCAGACGGGACTTGCCAAGCTCACGGGCAATAAGCTCATGGCCCTTTCGCGCGGCAACGAAACCATTACCTTCCTGCTGGTGATGCTCGTCACCTCCTTCATCGGAGCCTTCGTGAGCAATACCGGAACCGTGGCGCTCATGATGCCTATCATCGTGAGCTTAGCGGCAGCATCGGGCATGCAGTCGAGCCGTTTCCTCATGCCTCTGGCCTTTGCGGGCAGTCTCGGAGGAATGCTCACGCTCATCGGTACGCCGCCCAACCTGGTCATCGATGAGGTGCTCACAGAAGCCGGTTATCAGCCGCTCGCTTTCTTCTCCTTCTTCCCCGTGGGTCTCATCGTCATCGCCATCGGCATCATCGTACTCATGCCCCTCAGCAAGATTTTCCTCAGCAAAAAGCAGAACGGAAAGAAGAAGGACAAGGCGAAATCGCTCGACGACCTGGTGGATGAATACCAGCTGCTCGACAATCTGCATCGCTACATCGTGCCTAGCAAGCGCTATGGGGCGGCCGATGAAAATGGTGGGGTGATGGACATCGTGGGCAAGACGCTCAAGGACCTCAGCATACAGAAGAAATACGGGGTGAGCATCATCGAAATCAGAAACGAGAAGAAGTCGAAACTCGGACTCGTCAAGGATGTCAACCAGAACATGGCGAAGAGCAGCAGCACGATTTCCGTACACGATATCCTCTATATTCTGGGCGATGAGGAGAAGATAGAAAAGTTTGCCCACGACTACGGATTGAGAAAGATGAAGGACGTGAAAATCGACTTCTACGACCTCGGACTCACGGAGATAGTCGTGATGCCTACCTCCAATTTCGTAGGCCTGCGCATCGGAGAAGCCAATCTGCGTAAGCGCTTCGGTATCAACGTGTTGGGCGTGAAGCGAGGAGAGGAATATATCACGGATAATCTGATAGCTGCCAAACTGCATGTGGGCGATATGCTCCTGGTGCAGGGCGAGTGGACCAATCTGGCTCATCTCACTTCGGATACTTCCAACTGGGTGGTGCTCGACCAGCCTGAGAAGACTGCCGACAAGGTGCTGCTCGACTATAAGGCTCCTGTGGCTGCGGCCATCATGCTGCTCATGGTGGCGATGATGGTGTTTGATTTCATCCCTGTAGCTCCGGTTACGGCGGTCATCATAGCCGGTCTGCTCACGGTCTTTGCAGGCTGTTTCCGTAATGTGGAGGCGGCTTACAAGACCATCAACTGGGAGAGTATCGTGCTGATAGCGGCGATGATGCCGATGTCCACGGCGCTGGAGAAGACGGGAGCCTCTGCGCTGGTTTCGCAGACTTTAGTGGACAGTCTGGGGGCGCTGGGACCTACGGCTCTCTTGGCTGGCATCTATTTCACCACCTCTCTGATGACGATGTTTATCAGCAATACCGCCACGGCCGTGCTGATGGCACCTATCGCCTTAGTGGCAGCCCAGCAGGTGGGTGTGAGTCCTTATTCCTTCCTCTTTGCGGTCACCTTGGGAGCCAGCATGTGCTTCGCCTCTCCATTCTCCACGCCGCCTAATGCACTGGTGATGAAGGCGGGTGGTTACTCGTTTATGGACTATGTGAAGGTGGGTCTGCCTCTGCAGATCATCATCGGCGTGGTGATGACTTTCGTCCTGCCGCTGCTGTTTCCTTATTAA
- a CDS encoding low molecular weight protein-tyrosine-phosphatase: MIKKGKHTVLFICLGNICRSPAGEGIMKSLVEKAGLSDEFEIDSAGIGNWHVGQLPDSRMRKCGAEHGYDFNSHARQFKKSDFDRFDTIVVMDNDNYRAITSMSSCQADKDKVVRMADFLTHHRQYTTVPDPYYGDYSDFELVITLLEDACQGLLQSLTE, translated from the coding sequence ATGATAAAGAAAGGTAAACATACAGTATTATTTATTTGCCTCGGCAATATCTGCCGCTCTCCTGCGGGTGAAGGCATCATGAAGAGTCTCGTAGAAAAGGCGGGGCTGAGCGACGAGTTTGAAATCGACTCTGCCGGTATCGGCAACTGGCACGTAGGACAATTGCCCGACAGCCGTATGAGAAAATGTGGCGCCGAGCACGGTTATGATTTCAACAGTCACGCCCGCCAGTTTAAGAAATCAGACTTCGACCGCTTCGACACCATCGTGGTGATGGACAACGACAATTATCGTGCCATCACGTCTATGTCATCCTGTCAGGCTGACAAGGATAAGGTGGTTCGCATGGCTGATTTTCTGACCCATCATCGCCAATACACGACCGTGCCCGACCCATACTATGGCGACTATAGCGACTTTGAACTGGTCATCACTCTCCTGGAGGATGCCTGTCAGGGATTGCTGCAGTCTCTCACGGAATAA
- a CDS encoding Fur family transcriptional regulator: MEHQDIIIKLEAKGIKPTANRILVLKTLASEHHPQSLSNLEHKMLTMDKSSIFRVLTLFLEHDVVHAFEDGRGILNYELCEEEGKCDHHDGHIHFYCEACQRSFCMEDIHIPSFDLPEGFYPHSVSFVIKGECPECRKKHKYLP, encoded by the coding sequence ATGGAGCACCAAGATATTATCATCAAACTGGAGGCGAAGGGAATCAAACCTACAGCCAACCGCATTCTCGTTCTCAAGACTTTAGCGAGCGAGCATCATCCCCAGAGCCTCAGCAATCTGGAACACAAGATGCTGACCATGGACAAATCCAGCATCTTCAGAGTGCTCACCCTCTTCCTCGAACACGACGTGGTACACGCTTTCGAGGACGGACGAGGCATCCTCAACTACGAACTCTGCGAGGAAGAAGGAAAATGCGACCATCATGACGGCCATATCCACTTCTACTGCGAGGCTTGCCAACGCTCCTTCTGCATGGAAGACATCCACATCCCAAGCTTCGATTTACCAGAAGGATTCTATCCCCACTCCGTTTCCTTTGTCATCAAGGGAGAATGCCCGGAATGTAGAAAAAAGCACAAGTACTTGCCATAA
- a CDS encoding trypsin-like peptidase domain-containing protein: MKKVTNYVMALLCVGSLAFSAGAFMKVNAAPATTSAPAGQPVDLTYAAEKALPAVVHIKYVQNSKTTTVDVQDDPFGGFFDPFGFFGNPGNGGTRKQRVQTPKKEATGSGVIISSDGYIVTNNHVVEGADELTVTLNDNREYSARIVGTDKTTDLALIKVDGKNLPTLPIADSDKVRVGEWVIAVGNPFGLNNTVTAGIISAKARSLGANGVESFIQTDAAINAGNSGGALVNTQGELVGINAMLYSQTGSYAGYGFAIPTSIMNKVVDDIKKYGSVQRVMLSIQGSDVLNYINNQKENGKEVNLGTNEGVYIAKVDEDGNGAAADLKEGDVITKVDGKKVTKMAELQELLNGKRPGDKMTITYLRNKKAITKTITLKNAQGTTSVIKSADLDVLGGNFRQITASQKEQLNIKYGVEVMKVNSGALKEAGISRGFIIQKINDNNITSLDDLQKAVKSASTSKDPVLYIQGMWPTGKKAYFAVPLQRD; encoded by the coding sequence ATGAAAAAGGTAACAAATTACGTGATGGCTCTGTTGTGCGTAGGTTCACTCGCATTCTCAGCCGGTGCATTCATGAAAGTAAACGCAGCTCCAGCTACTACTTCAGCTCCAGCTGGTCAACCAGTAGATCTCACTTATGCAGCAGAAAAAGCTCTGCCAGCTGTAGTTCACATCAAATACGTACAGAACTCCAAGACAACAACCGTTGACGTGCAGGACGATCCATTCGGAGGATTCTTCGACCCATTCGGCTTCTTCGGAAACCCTGGCAACGGCGGCACACGCAAGCAGAGAGTGCAGACCCCTAAGAAAGAAGCTACAGGTTCGGGAGTCATCATCAGTAGCGACGGATATATCGTAACCAACAACCACGTGGTGGAAGGTGCTGACGAACTGACCGTCACCCTCAACGACAACCGCGAATACTCAGCCCGCATCGTCGGTACCGACAAGACTACCGACCTCGCACTCATCAAGGTGGACGGCAAGAACCTGCCTACCCTCCCTATCGCAGATAGCGACAAGGTAAGAGTCGGAGAATGGGTCATCGCAGTAGGCAACCCATTCGGTCTCAACAATACCGTGACTGCTGGTATCATCTCTGCCAAGGCACGTTCACTCGGAGCCAACGGCGTAGAGAGCTTCATCCAGACCGATGCTGCCATCAACGCAGGCAACTCTGGTGGTGCACTCGTCAATACCCAGGGCGAACTCGTAGGTATCAACGCCATGCTCTACTCACAGACCGGTTCTTACGCAGGATATGGTTTCGCCATCCCTACATCCATCATGAACAAGGTGGTAGATGACATCAAGAAATATGGTAGCGTACAGCGTGTAATGCTCAGCATTCAGGGTTCAGACGTGCTCAACTATATCAACAACCAGAAGGAGAACGGCAAGGAAGTGAACCTCGGAACCAATGAGGGTGTTTACATCGCCAAGGTGGATGAAGACGGAAATGGTGCTGCTGCCGACCTGAAAGAAGGTGACGTAATCACCAAGGTGGACGGCAAGAAGGTAACCAAGATGGCTGAACTCCAGGAATTGCTCAACGGCAAGCGCCCTGGCGACAAGATGACCATCACCTATCTGCGCAACAAGAAGGCTATCACCAAGACCATCACGCTGAAGAATGCTCAGGGCACAACCTCTGTCATCAAGTCAGCCGACCTCGATGTGCTGGGTGGCAACTTCCGCCAGATTACCGCTTCACAGAAGGAGCAGCTCAACATCAAGTATGGTGTAGAGGTGATGAAGGTAAATAGCGGAGCCTTGAAGGAAGCCGGAATCTCTCGCGGATTCATCATCCAGAAGATCAACGACAACAATATCACTTCTCTCGACGACCTGCAGAAAGCCGTCAAGAGCGCTTCTACCAGCAAGGACCCTGTGCTCTACATCCAGGGTATGTGGCCTACAGGCAAGAAGGCTTACTTCGCAGTTCCTCTGCAGAGAGACTAA
- a CDS encoding RNA polymerase sigma factor RpoD/SigA, which yields MRQLKISNSFTNRESASLDKYLQEIGHEELLSVDEEVELAQKIKKGDRQALERLTRANLRFVVSVAKQYQNQGLSLPDLINEGNVGLIKAAEKFDETRGFKFISYAVWWIRQSILQAIAEQSRIVRLPLNQVGSVNKINRELNKFEQEHERRPSVNEIADRIDLPEEKVEEAMKANNRHVSMDAPFVDGEDNSLLDVLADNNMPMADKALVQESLRKEIDRAIDLLNDREQKVVRAFFGIGSPEMTLEEIGDKYNLTRERVRQIKEKAIRRLRHNTKNKLLKTYLGQ from the coding sequence ATGAGACAACTAAAAATTTCAAATTCATTCACTAATCGTGAAAGTGCGTCACTCGACAAATATCTGCAGGAGATAGGACATGAAGAACTACTCTCGGTAGATGAAGAAGTAGAGTTGGCACAGAAAATCAAGAAAGGTGATCGCCAAGCCTTAGAGAGATTAACAAGAGCAAATCTACGCTTCGTTGTCTCTGTGGCAAAGCAATATCAGAATCAGGGACTCAGCCTCCCCGACCTCATTAATGAGGGAAATGTAGGACTCATCAAAGCAGCAGAGAAATTTGATGAAACACGTGGATTCAAATTCATCTCATACGCTGTTTGGTGGATTCGCCAAAGCATTCTGCAAGCCATCGCAGAGCAGAGTAGAATCGTGCGCCTGCCACTCAATCAGGTGGGAAGCGTCAACAAGATAAACCGTGAACTCAACAAGTTTGAGCAAGAACACGAGCGCCGTCCAAGCGTAAATGAGATTGCCGACCGCATAGATTTGCCTGAAGAAAAAGTCGAGGAAGCGATGAAGGCCAACAACCGCCACGTAAGTATGGATGCTCCTTTCGTAGATGGAGAGGACAACAGCCTGCTGGACGTACTTGCCGACAACAATATGCCGATGGCTGACAAGGCACTCGTACAGGAATCGCTACGGAAAGAAATCGACAGGGCCATCGACCTGCTCAACGATAGAGAACAAAAGGTGGTAAGAGCCTTCTTCGGAATCGGCTCGCCAGAAATGACGCTCGAGGAAATCGGCGACAAATACAATCTCACCCGTGAGAGAGTGCGCCAAATCAAGGAGAAAGCCATACGCAGACTCCGACACAATACGAAGAATAAACTGCTGAAGACCTATCTGGGACAGTAG